From the Papaver somniferum cultivar HN1 chromosome 2, ASM357369v1, whole genome shotgun sequence genome, the window AAAAAGTTCATCTTACCTACTCCATTAGTCATGGGGTCGCATGAGCTTATGTCCCACGTGCATCACGAGTATCCATCCGCTGTCTATATGTAACTTCGATTCTTACTCCTAAATTTCACGACACTCATTCAAAATACACGAAGAGATCGAGCTAGAGCTTTAGCAAAGAAAACAATGGAAATCAAACTAGAAGATCAAGAACAAGAAATGAGAAACCAAGGTCATGTTTGGAACATAATCTGTGGTAGTGTTGATTCATCAGTACTTAAATGTACTATTGAGTTAGGCATTCTTGATACAATTCACAATTCATCCAAACCCATGACATTATCTTCCTTATCATCAGCATCACCATCTTTATCTACACTCAAAGCTGAAAACTTGTACAGAATGTTAAGGTACTTATCTCATATGAATCTTATTGCAGTGAATGCAGCTGAAGGAGATGAGACATTTTCTTTAACAGGTATAGCTAAATTACTGCTTAAGAATCAAGAAAGAAGTTTGAAAGATTGGGTTCTCGGTATTGATGATGAGCATTCGATTAACGGGTGGCATGAGCTAACTGATTATTGTTTATCCGCGGATGATGCGCCAACTCCTTTTGTGAAGTTGCACGGGAAGACCATGTGGGAATTAGCTGAAGAAGTTCCTGAAGTTAATGCACTTATTAACAATGCCATGGCTTGCGATACTAGGATGGTGATGCCTGCATTTGTACAAGGTTGTGATATTATCTTGAAGGGCATTAAAAAGTTGGTAGATATTGGTGGTGGTACCGGTGCTGCAATGAGTTATGTTGTTAAGGCTTTCCCTGAGATTAAATGTATGGCTTTTGATTTGCcccatgttgttgctgctgcaccgGAGGTTCCAGGTGTGGAAATGGTTGGTGGCGACATGTTTGAATCCATCCCCCCTGCTGATGCTCTTTTATTGAAGGTATGATTTACTTTTGAATCCAATTACTTTGTGCATACATTGAGATGTTACACGAACAATTTTTAGGAAATATGCATGAAATCGATTAGATTCGTATTGTCTGTTTTTATCGATGGTTAATTTGTTTCCCTTGTTTTAATAGTTTATGCTGCATAACTGGAAAGACGCCGAGTGCATGAAACTACTGAAGAGGTGTAAGGAGACAATTCCTGCAAATAATGGGAAAGTTATCATAATAGAAATGGTTTTGGATCAAGACGAAGGTGATGATGATTTGACACAAGCTAGATTAATTCTTGATCTAGATATGATGTTGAGTTCAGGAGGGAAAGAAAGGACTAAAGATGAATGGAGAATTTTACTTGAAGAAGCAGGTttcaataagattgaattcatTCCTATTTTTGCTATTCAATCGGTTATTGTCGCATATGCCTAGGAAAAACATTGGCAACTTcatttcataaaaataaaaagttcCTGGGGTTAGTGGATCGAGTCTCCGCCCTCCGGTCTAGAATTTGGGGTCTCGTAAATACCCCTCTTCTATAATCAAAGATTTTGTGTTTTCGTAGGTCAATGGCATGGAATAATccctttcttttggtcatgttTCTCTTTTGTAAACCTTGCGCAGGAAATAAATTCCAATGTTTGGTTAAAAACGTTGACATACAATTTTGGAAGAGCTTTTCTTTTTGATCTGAAAGACTTCCGGTGCAAATATTATTAGGACCAAGTGGTGTGCACCTTGATTTCAAGTACAAAATGCGAGATGTCGCGGCCTTTACTCAGAAACTTGGCGAATTTACCATTGCTTTCCGGTTCTAGTGATTAATTTTATACATgaagtcaaaaaaagaaaaacaaacccaTCTCAGAGAAAATTCCTGGATTTTTGATGCATAATggtatttcttttttatttaacaattactcttttatcctcttctttccTTTATTTCTCATATTTGTCCTTTTTGCTTATTACTTATCGTTTAAACCCTAGTTCTAAAAGTTTGGAAGTTTGGTTTTGTTTAGAAAAgtggtgtaagaaccctaaaatccTTCCTAGAGAAGGGCCTCCAACACTTTGTTATTTCCAATTTGTAATTCGGTAGAAATTTCAATTTGTAAGAGAAGCATCTATTATTTTCTAGTTTCCAATCttagaattgggtagaaatttgaaGATTATTAGAGAAGAACCTCAAATCTTTGTATCTTTCTTGTTCCAAggatagaagaaacatcatttgaAGGTTGGTTACTTTTATTTCATGATGTTTTGTTATAATTTAACAATACAATTTCAATTATAAGTATTACTTTACATTAATTTTTAATCATCAAACATTAAGGAAACGGGACTAGTACTACTGAGTCACTGCACACTTTTTGTCAAATTTAAGCGGAAAGTATTGCTAGACAATTTTGTCTTTCTTAATGCCTATACAAATTAAAAAGTACTAAAGCAAGACATAG encodes:
- the LOC113349338 gene encoding (RS)-norcoclaurine 6-O-methyltransferase-like, yielding MEIKLEDQEQEMRNQGHVWNIICGSVDSSVLKCTIELGILDTIHNSSKPMTLSSLSSASPSLSTLKAENLYRMLRYLSHMNLIAVNAAEGDETFSLTGIAKLLLKNQERSLKDWVLGIDDEHSINGWHELTDYCLSADDAPTPFVKLHGKTMWELAEEVPEVNALINNAMACDTRMVMPAFVQGCDIILKGIKKLVDIGGGTGAAMSYVVKAFPEIKCMAFDLPHVVAAAPEVPGVEMVGGDMFESIPPADALLLKFMLHNWKDAECMKLLKRCKETIPANNGKVIIIEMVLDQDEGDDDLTQARLILDLDMMLSSGGKERTKDEWRILLEEAGFNKIEFIPIFAIQSVIVAYA